Proteins encoded in a region of the Scomber scombrus chromosome 16, fScoSco1.1, whole genome shotgun sequence genome:
- the sox4a gene encoding transcription factor SOX-4a, whose translation MVQHMSQTESAHAHSPGGDSTDTGEMDLEMDASPTPESPSSGGRNDLAWCKTPTGHIKRPMNAFMVWSQIERRKIMEQSPDMHNAEISKRLGKRWKLLKDTDKIPFIREAERLRLKHMADYPDYKYRPRKKVKSGSGASKQTERGEKSGERSNKVGVKRSPASKGVSRTHKQGTVKASAPGQDYASPGDHQALFKSRSVSGARQIPEKRSGEARRGHMFGSLESGPPSVGVPASPTLSSSAESSDPLSLYEEQSPAASESSHTARLRYARASSPTPSASHSSSSVSSSSSDEEFEDERVDPNPSPGFESMSLGGMGFSDAELDRDLDWSFGECGAGSHFDFPDYCTPEVSEMISGDWLESTISNLVFTY comes from the coding sequence ATGGTGCAGCATATGAGCCAGACAGAGAGCGCCCACGCTCACTCCCCCGGCGGGGACTCCACGGACACGGGAGAAATGGACTTGGAGATGGATGCGTCTCCGACCCCCGAGTCCCCTTCCTCCGGGGGGAGAAACGACTTGGCGTGGTGCAAAACTCCGACGGGACACATCAAGAGACCCATGAACGCGTTCATGGTGTGGTCACagatagagaggaggaagatTATGGAGCAGTCACCGGACATGCACAACGCAGAGATCTCCAAGCGGCTTGGGAAGCGCTGGAAGCTGCTGAAAGACACAGACAAGATCCCGTTCATCAGAGAGGCGGAGCGGCTCAGACTCAAACACATGGCCGACTACCCAGACTACAAGTACCGGCCCAGGAAGAAGGTCAAGTCTGGAAGTGGGGCGAGTAAGCAGACAGAGCGCGGGGAGAAGAGCGGGGAACGCAGCAACAAAGTCGGTGTTAAAAGAAGCCCCGCGTCTAAAGGAGTGAGCAGGACGCACAAGCAGGGCACCGTGAAGGCGAGCGCTCCGGGGCAGGACTATGCGTCTCCCGGTGACCACCAGGCGCTCTTCAAATCCAGGTCAGTGTCTGGGGCCAGACAGATCCCGGAGAAGCGCTCCGGGGAGGCGAGGCGCGGCCACATGTTCGGCAGTCTGGAGAGCGGGCCTCCTTCTGTAGGAGTCCCGGCCAGTCCTACACTGAGCAGCTCTGCAGAGTCCAGCGACCCTCTCAGTCTGTACGAGGAGCAGAGCCCGGCGGCCAGCGAGTCATCACACACCGCGCGCCTCAGGTACGCTCGCGCATCCTCTCCAACGCCATCAGCCTCTCACTCTTCATCATCAgtgtcatcttcatcatcagacGAAGAGTTTGAAGATGAGAGGGTCGACCCGAACCCGAGCCCCGGGTTTGAGAGCATGTCTCTGGGTGGCATGGGCTTCTCTGACGCAGAGCTGGACCGGGACTTGGACTGGAGTTTCGGGGAGTGCGGGGCGGGATCTCACTTCGACTTTCCCGACTACTGCACCCCAGAGGTCAGCGAGATGATCTCAGGAGACTGGCTGGAGTCCACCATCTCCAATCTGGTGTTCACCTACTGA